The following coding sequences are from one Luteolibacter yonseiensis window:
- the trpE gene encoding anthranilate synthase component I codes for MSSIPVEPSLEIFAGLAEQGNVVPVYTQLAADFETPLSAYLKLRDNRHSFLLESAESTEKGGRWSIVGSGPRLVFEAREKEITIRDGSKVRTFTAEDDVLAALEREMAPFQPVTHGSLPQFSGGMVGYLSYDAVRQFEPTLGNPPPDALGIPDAMFMLADTLLVFDHRLRRLHVIANAFIDEFPTPEEAYAAARGRIAAMVEILNRPFHVPALNGLAKVSPAEARSNTTQEEYEAIVLAGKEFIKAGDIFQFVPSQRFEADFDQPPVDLYRALRFVNPSPYMFILELGDFALVGSSPEVHVRSIKGRIDIRPIAGTRPRGKTPAEDDALAEDLMKDPKECAEHLMLVDLARNDVGRIAKHGKVRVDDFMIVERYSHVMHIVSNVSGELDPSHSAYDVLRATFPAGTVSGAPKIRAMQIINSLEKNKRCAYAGAVGYFGFDGSHDSCITLRTCLLKNGKAYVQAGAGVVADSDPTYEYVETVNKSKALLSAIALARTLGPAN; via the coding sequence GTGAGTTCCATTCCGGTCGAGCCATCGTTGGAAATCTTCGCCGGGCTGGCGGAGCAGGGCAATGTCGTGCCTGTTTACACCCAGCTTGCTGCTGATTTCGAAACCCCGTTGTCCGCATACCTCAAATTGCGGGATAATCGCCATTCCTTCCTTCTGGAAAGCGCGGAGAGCACGGAAAAAGGTGGCCGATGGTCGATCGTAGGCAGCGGCCCGCGCCTTGTTTTCGAGGCCAGGGAGAAGGAGATCACCATCCGTGACGGTTCCAAGGTTCGCACGTTCACGGCGGAGGACGATGTGCTTGCCGCGCTTGAGCGTGAAATGGCGCCCTTCCAACCCGTCACGCATGGATCCCTGCCACAGTTTTCCGGCGGCATGGTCGGCTATCTTTCCTATGACGCGGTCCGGCAGTTCGAGCCGACGCTCGGAAATCCGCCGCCCGACGCGCTCGGCATTCCCGACGCCATGTTCATGCTGGCGGACACCCTACTGGTGTTCGACCACCGCCTGCGCAGGCTCCACGTCATCGCGAACGCGTTCATCGATGAATTCCCGACACCGGAGGAGGCATATGCCGCCGCCCGCGGCCGCATCGCCGCGATGGTGGAGATCCTCAACCGGCCGTTCCACGTTCCGGCGTTGAACGGTCTCGCGAAGGTTTCTCCGGCGGAAGCCCGCAGCAACACGACGCAGGAGGAATACGAAGCCATCGTGCTCGCGGGGAAAGAGTTCATTAAGGCGGGCGATATTTTCCAATTCGTCCCCAGCCAGCGCTTCGAGGCGGACTTCGACCAACCACCGGTCGATCTCTACCGCGCGCTGCGGTTCGTGAATCCGTCGCCGTACATGTTCATTCTGGAACTCGGCGACTTCGCGCTGGTCGGCAGTTCGCCGGAAGTCCATGTGCGTTCCATCAAGGGGCGCATCGACATCCGTCCCATCGCCGGCACGCGCCCCCGCGGGAAGACACCGGCGGAGGATGACGCGCTCGCGGAGGATCTCATGAAGGATCCGAAGGAGTGCGCCGAACACCTCATGCTCGTGGACCTCGCCCGCAACGACGTGGGACGCATCGCGAAACATGGAAAGGTCCGCGTGGATGATTTCATGATCGTGGAGCGTTACAGCCACGTCATGCACATCGTCTCGAACGTATCCGGCGAGCTCGATCCCTCGCACAGCGCCTACGACGTGCTGCGCGCGACGTTCCCCGCCGGCACGGTCAGCGGCGCGCCGAAGATCCGGGCCATGCAGATCATCAATTCCCTGGAGAAAAACAAGCGCTGCGCCTACGCCGGAGCGGTTGGTTACTTCGGTTTCGATGGCTCGCACGACTCCTGCATCACCCTGCGCACCTGCCTGCTGAAAAACGGCAAGGCCTACGTGCAGGCCGGAGCCGGAGTGGTCGCGGATTCGGACCCCACGTATGAATATGTGGAGACGGTCAACAAATCGAAGGCCCTGCTCAGCGCCATCGCACTGGCGAGGACGCTCGGACCCGCAAACTGA